From the Campylobacter sp. RM16189 genome, one window contains:
- the thiS gene encoding sulfur carrier protein ThiS — MLIINGKDESAFIGKSVDEFACQKGFNKEYMAVEINGEILPRDKFDSKFNDGDRVEIVCFVGGG; from the coding sequence ATGCTAATAATAAACGGCAAAGACGAGAGTGCCTTCATCGGCAAAAGTGTCGATGAATTCGCTTGTCAAAAAGGATTCAATAAAGAGTATATGGCTGTGGAAATCAATGGTGAGATTTTGCCGAGGGATAAATTTGACTCTAAATTCAATGACGGGGATAGAGTCGAGATAGTTTGCTTTGTAGGTGGTGGATGA
- a CDS encoding thiazole synthase, giving the protein MMDINDDFLELGGHKFSSRFILGSGKFSLSLLEAAIKDAKAQIVTLALRRVNEGGSENILDFIPKDITILPNTSGARNADEAVRIAKLARELGCGDFVKVECIKDSRYLLPDNYETIKATEKLANLGFIVMPYMYPDLNVARDLVNAGAACVMPLGAPIGTNKGLTTREFIKILIDEIDLPVIVDAGIGSPSQACEAMQMGCAAVMANTAIATSGDVRAMAKAFALSIEAGRLAYLAGLGEVSEIARASSPLSGFLE; this is encoded by the coding sequence ATGATGGATATTAATGATGATTTTTTAGAGCTTGGTGGGCATAAATTTAGCTCTCGTTTTATCTTAGGCTCAGGCAAGTTTTCTCTATCTTTGCTTGAAGCTGCGATAAAGGACGCAAAAGCTCAGATAGTTACGCTCGCACTTCGCAGAGTAAATGAGGGCGGAAGCGAAAATATACTTGATTTTATCCCAAAGGATATCACTATCCTGCCAAACACCTCAGGAGCCAGAAACGCCGATGAAGCCGTGCGTATCGCAAAACTTGCGCGCGAGCTTGGTTGTGGCGACTTCGTTAAGGTCGAGTGCATAAAAGATAGCAGATATCTGCTGCCTGATAACTATGAGACGATAAAAGCAACGGAGAAGCTTGCGAATTTGGGCTTTATCGTGATGCCTTACATGTATCCTGATCTAAACGTAGCGCGCGATCTTGTAAATGCAGGTGCTGCTTGCGTGATGCCTCTTGGCGCGCCTATTGGCACGAACAAAGGGCTTACCACTCGCGAGTTTATAAAAATTTTAATAGACGAGATAGATCTGCCTGTAATAGTTGATGCGGGCATCGGAAGCCCTTCTCAGGCGTGCGAGGCGATGCAGATGGGTTGTGCTGCCGTGATGGCAAATACTGCCATAGCAACTTCGGGTGATGTGCGTGCTATGGCAAAAGCTTTTGCGCTATCTATTGAAGCGGGTAGACTAGCCTATCTAGCCGGGCTTGGCGAGGTGAGCGAAATAGCAAGAGCATCTAGTCCGCTGAGCGGATTTTTGGAGTAG
- the thiH gene encoding 2-iminoacetate synthase ThiH, with the protein MQRIDESLMKRVLSLRESYEYERYGKADVARALKIQRVDIEGLRALLSPAAGDFLEEMAARSKSEMKRYFGNSIELFTPLYISNFCDSNCVYCGFSSHNKISRLRLKIDEVKTELENIAKSGLKDVLILTGESAKKRDLGYIGEACKEASKLFSNVGVEIYPLNSDEYAYLHECGVDYVIVFQETYSPEKYAQVHIGGQKMSFAYRFNAQERALMGGMRSVGFAALLGLDDFRKDAFATAIHANLIQQKYPHAEIAISCPRLRPAKNKSEVNAGKVDERSLFQAICAYRIFLPFANITISTRESAKFRNGIIKVAASKISAGVSVGVGTHSDTGKKGDEQFEIDDTRGVDEIYTDIRALNLQPVMSNHIYV; encoded by the coding sequence ATGCAGCGCATAGACGAAAGCCTAATGAAGCGCGTTTTAAGCCTTAGAGAGAGTTACGAATACGAGCGCTACGGCAAAGCTGATGTGGCAAGAGCGCTAAAGATACAGCGAGTGGATATAGAGGGCTTGCGTGCGCTTTTAAGCCCCGCGGCAGGCGACTTTCTAGAAGAGATGGCGGCTCGCTCGAAAAGCGAGATGAAGAGGTATTTTGGTAACAGTATCGAGCTTTTTACTCCGCTTTATATCTCAAATTTTTGCGATAGCAACTGCGTTTATTGCGGATTTAGCTCGCATAACAAAATTTCGCGCCTAAGGCTAAAGATAGATGAGGTAAAAACGGAGCTTGAAAATATCGCAAAAAGCGGGCTTAAAGATGTGCTGATACTTACTGGCGAGAGCGCTAAGAAGCGTGATTTAGGCTATATAGGTGAGGCCTGCAAAGAGGCTTCAAAGCTTTTTAGCAACGTTGGAGTTGAAATTTACCCGCTAAATTCTGATGAATACGCCTACTTGCACGAGTGTGGCGTGGATTATGTGATAGTGTTTCAAGAGACATATAGCCCCGAAAAATACGCCCAGGTTCATATCGGCGGGCAGAAGATGAGCTTTGCTTATCGCTTCAACGCTCAAGAAAGAGCGCTTATGGGCGGCATGAGAAGCGTTGGGTTTGCGGCTTTGCTTGGGCTTGATGACTTTAGAAAAGACGCCTTTGCAACGGCGATTCATGCAAATTTGATCCAACAAAAATATCCGCACGCAGAAATCGCGATATCCTGTCCTAGATTAAGACCTGCTAAAAATAAAAGCGAGGTAAACGCGGGCAAAGTTGATGAAAGAAGCCTTTTTCAAGCGATTTGCGCTTATAGAATTTTTCTTCCTTTTGCTAATATAACGATCTCAACGCGCGAGAGTGCGAAATTTAGAAACGGGATCATAAAGGTAGCCGCAAGTAAAATTTCAGCAGGCGTTAGCGTAGGAGTCGGCACTCACTCCGATACCGGCAAAAAGGGCGACGAGCAGTTTGAGATAGACGATACTCGCGGTGTGGATGAAATTTATACCGATATCCGCGCGCTTAATCTGCAGCCCGTGATGAGCAATCACATCTATGTTTGA
- a CDS encoding thiamine phosphate synthase produces the protein MFELICVTNRHLSRDFLGDLSRIVSEKKPNAVILREKDLSECEYENLALEVLKITRNSKTKLILHTHLDAALRLGVKNLHFPFGEFVKFNELKTKRDLVKSANLTIGVSVHSLDEAIMAQNLGANYVVAGHIFKTKSHESEPPKGLEFLKEVCANLNIKTYAIGGINAKNLSQIKDTGASGACMMREFLKFD, from the coding sequence ATGTTTGAGCTTATTTGCGTTACAAATCGCCATTTAAGCAGGGATTTTTTAGGCGATTTATCGCGTATAGTTAGCGAAAAAAAGCCAAATGCTGTTATCTTAAGAGAAAAGGACTTAAGCGAGTGCGAATATGAAAATTTAGCTTTAGAAGTGCTAAAAATAACTAGAAATTCTAAGACTAAGCTCATTTTGCATACACATTTAGATGCCGCTTTAAGGCTTGGAGTTAAAAATTTACACTTTCCTTTTGGTGAATTTGTGAAATTTAATGAGCTTAAAACTAAACGAGATCTAGTTAAAAGCGCAAATTTAACTATCGGAGTTTCGGTTCACTCTCTTGACGAAGCTATTATGGCGCAAAATTTAGGCGCAAATTATGTAGTGGCAGGACATATCTTTAAGACTAAGAGCCATGAAAGCGAACCTCCTAAAGGACTTGAGTTTTTAAAAGAAGTTTGTGCAAATTTAAACATCAAGACATACGCTATCGGTGGGATAAATGCTAAAAATTTAAGCCAGATAAAAGACACCGGAGCTAGCGGAGCTTGCATGATGAGGGAGTTTTTGAAATTTGATTAA
- a CDS encoding EamA family transporter: protein MNKLIFVTLLWAFSFSLIGEFLAGRVDSYFAAFSRVVLALLVFLPFMKFQAKNTAIYAKIALVGAVQIGAMYMFYYNSFLYLSVPEVALFTIFTPFYVSVVYDLFAKRLRPLYLLSVAVAVFGAFIIKYGGVNSNFWLGFLLVQGANLCFGVGQSAYKFLLESKGFSEQKGLFGWFFVGASAVTGVAFGVFGNFEKISLDMTQSLVLLWLGIGASGLGYFMWNKGACEVDSGTLAIMNNALIPAAIIVNLVFWHKDADLARLIIGGVVIYISLLVHNKIIAYYEKKQLL, encoded by the coding sequence GTGAATAAACTTATTTTTGTGACGTTGCTTTGGGCTTTTAGTTTTAGTTTGATAGGCGAGTTTTTAGCAGGCAGGGTTGATAGCTACTTTGCGGCATTTTCGCGCGTTGTTTTGGCACTTCTTGTCTTCTTGCCGTTTATGAAATTTCAGGCGAAAAACACCGCCATATACGCCAAGATCGCACTCGTAGGCGCAGTTCAAATCGGGGCTATGTATATGTTTTACTACAACTCGTTTTTGTATCTAAGTGTGCCTGAAGTAGCGCTTTTTACGATATTTACACCCTTTTACGTAAGCGTGGTTTATGATCTTTTTGCCAAACGCTTGCGCCCGCTTTATCTGCTTAGCGTTGCGGTTGCGGTTTTTGGTGCTTTTATCATCAAATACGGTGGTGTAAATAGCAATTTCTGGCTTGGATTTTTGCTGGTTCAAGGCGCAAATTTATGCTTTGGTGTCGGACAGAGTGCGTATAAATTTTTGCTTGAAAGCAAGGGATTTAGCGAACAAAAGGGGCTTTTTGGCTGGTTTTTTGTAGGCGCTTCCGCGGTAACCGGCGTAGCGTTTGGTGTATTTGGAAATTTCGAGAAAATTTCACTTGATATGACGCAGTCTTTAGTGCTTCTTTGGCTTGGTATCGGCGCTAGCGGGCTTGGATACTTTATGTGGAACAAAGGTGCATGCGAGGTTGATAGCGGTACTTTAGCGATCATGAATAACGCACTCATACCTGCTGCGATCATCGTAAATTTGGTATTTTGGCATAAAGACGCAGACCTTGCGCGCCTTATCATCGGCGGAGTTGTTATATACATCTCACTTTTAGTACATAATAAAATAATAGCTTATTATGAAAAGAAGCAGTTGTTATAA
- a CDS encoding type II toxin-antitoxin system RelE/ParE family toxin yields MEIRFKTKKLQKQYEQSKEAIKAYGIDVAMRYVTRVNIIKSAKCFEDLCLIVPLRFHQLTGNREGQYPIYLNGFYRLIITNDGDGNVDIAKIEEVSKHYGD; encoded by the coding sequence TTGGAAATACGCTTTAAAACAAAAAAACTACAAAAACAATACGAACAATCAAAAGAGGCAATTAAAGCGTATGGTATAGACGTAGCAATGCGTTATGTTACGAGAGTGAATATTATAAAAAGTGCGAAATGTTTTGAAGATTTATGTTTAATAGTACCGCTTAGATTTCATCAACTAACAGGAAATAGAGAGGGGCAGTATCCCATTTATTTAAATGGATTTTATAGGCTGATTATTACTAATGATGGCGATGGTAATGTAGATATAGCCAAAATAGAGGAAGTGAGTAAGCATTATGGCGACTAA
- a CDS encoding HigA family addiction module antitoxin — MATNNYISDLAIHPGEFLSEIIEDMGMTQLELSQRLGRPTQTINEIIKGKKSITPDTAVELENVLKIPSHIWLGLESEYQMVLAKQKEQKQMEEETNLVKNFPYSDLAGSGFVKGTKNMIERVAELKNFFAVSRLSAINGISTYNPAFRVSKDHSNISPEAIASWMQASTIKAKEIKTEPFDKKKLKDSLPQIKGIMAKEDINKALSLIKDILASSGIAFVWLPNFQKTKIHGATFWVDDGKKAILSMTLRGSYSDIFWFSFFHEVGHILLHKKRDIFLENDVDDTKQEEEANEFSSDFLIPKKEYAIFLKEQDFSADNIKKFAKHIDVLPSVVVGRLMYDKIIEFGDYRLNKLRDRYTWASKLN, encoded by the coding sequence ATGGCGACTAATAATTACATATCAGATTTGGCAATACACCCGGGAGAGTTTTTGAGTGAAATAATAGAAGATATGGGGATGACACAACTAGAGTTATCTCAAAGGTTAGGCAGACCGACACAAACTATAAATGAAATCATTAAAGGCAAAAAATCAATAACTCCGGATACAGCTGTTGAGCTTGAAAACGTATTAAAAATACCGTCTCATATTTGGCTAGGGCTAGAGAGTGAATACCAAATGGTTTTAGCAAAGCAAAAAGAGCAAAAACAAATGGAGGAAGAAACTAACCTTGTTAAAAATTTTCCTTATTCAGACTTAGCAGGCAGTGGTTTTGTTAAGGGCACAAAGAATATGATTGAGAGAGTTGCCGAGCTAAAAAACTTTTTTGCTGTTTCAAGACTATCGGCAATAAACGGTATAAGCACATATAATCCAGCTTTTAGAGTTTCAAAAGATCATTCAAATATCTCTCCTGAAGCAATTGCTTCTTGGATGCAAGCTAGCACAATAAAAGCTAAAGAAATAAAAACAGAGCCATTTGATAAGAAAAAACTAAAGGACAGCTTGCCTCAAATAAAAGGGATTATGGCTAAAGAGGATATTAATAAGGCTTTGTCTTTAATTAAGGATATATTAGCATCTTCCGGGATTGCTTTTGTATGGCTTCCTAATTTTCAAAAAACAAAAATACATGGAGCCACATTTTGGGTTGATGATGGTAAAAAAGCAATATTATCCATGACTCTAAGAGGAAGTTATAGTGATATTTTTTGGTTTAGCTTTTTCCATGAAGTTGGGCATATTTTATTGCATAAAAAAAGAGATATTTTCTTAGAAAATGATGTTGATGATACAAAGCAAGAAGAGGAAGCCAATGAGTTTTCTAGCGATTTTCTAATCCCAAAAAAAGAATATGCAATTTTTTTAAAAGAACAGGATTTTTCTGCTGACAACATTAAGAAATTTGCAAAACATATAGATGTTTTACCATCTGTTGTAGTAGGAAGACTAATGTATGATAAAATCATAGAGTTTGGAGATTATAGACTTAACAAACTCAGAGATAGATATACTTGGGCTAGCAAATTAAACTAG
- a CDS encoding type II toxin-antitoxin system HicB family antitoxin, translating into MKKDLEYYLNLPYTITVKRLDDGDYYAQYADLGLTKNNLMAGWGDSEAEAIKELKEAFACYVEGALKNGESIYEPIKEDVKVRINLTMPKSVLEAIDRVSSNRSKFLTDAANLKLASI; encoded by the coding sequence ATGAAAAAAGACCTTGAATACTATCTAAACTTGCCTTATACCATAACAGTTAAAAGACTTGATGATGGCGACTATTACGCGCAATATGCCGATTTAGGGCTTACTAAAAATAACCTAATGGCGGGCTGGGGAGATAGTGAAGCGGAGGCGATAAAAGAGCTTAAAGAGGCTTTTGCGTGCTATGTGGAGGGCGCTTTAAAAAACGGAGAAAGCATATATGAGCCTATAAAAGAAGATGTAAAAGTGCGCATAAATTTAACTATGCCTAAATCCGTTTTAGAGGCAATCGATCGCGTAAGCTCAAATCGCTCTAAATTTTTAACCGATGCAGCAAATTTAAAGCTAGCTAGCATTTAA
- a CDS encoding type II toxin-antitoxin system HicA family toxin, with translation MGSLDKLISKLANNPKNASFEDLQRILINFGWELEHARGSHHKFKKDKDSIIIPRHKPIKEVYTLAVLEKIGAKK, from the coding sequence ATGGGAAGCTTGGATAAACTTATATCAAAACTAGCAAATAATCCAAAAAATGCAAGCTTTGAAGATTTGCAAAGAATTTTAATAAATTTCGGCTGGGAATTAGAGCACGCAAGAGGCTCGCACCATAAATTTAAAAAAGACAAAGATAGCATAATAATCCCTAGGCATAAGCCTATAAAAGAGGTTTATACTCTTGCTGTTTTAGAAAAAATAGGAGCTAAAAAATGA
- a CDS encoding type II toxin-antitoxin system VapC family toxin, whose amino-acid sequence MFLLDTNICSYLISQTEPYFKNILDNLLKQDRSKVFISSLSVAEMLYGVKNSTYKEQNLALVNEFIGHFNIVDFNYESAKIYAKVRKQAKDKNRKVGEIDMQIASIAIANNLTLVTNNEKDFNYIDFITIENWSR is encoded by the coding sequence ATGTTTTTATTAGATACCAATATTTGCAGCTATCTTATATCTCAAACAGAGCCTTATTTTAAAAACATCCTAGATAATCTTTTAAAGCAAGACAGATCAAAAGTTTTTATCTCATCTTTAAGCGTAGCCGAGATGCTTTACGGAGTAAAAAACTCAACCTACAAAGAGCAAAATTTAGCCCTTGTTAATGAGTTCATTGGTCATTTTAATATAGTGGATTTTAATTATGAGAGTGCCAAAATTTATGCAAAAGTTCGCAAACAAGCAAAGGATAAAAACAGAAAAGTCGGCGAGATAGATATGCAAATAGCCTCAATTGCAATAGCTAACAACCTAACTCTTGTTACAAATAATGAAAAAGACTTTAACTATATAGATTTTATAACTATTGAAAATTGGAGCAGGTAG